TCGTTTAAATGGTTGCCATCAGCGTCATTATTACTAGCAAAGTTATCACTGAAGGGAGACTTTCCGACTGTCACGTCTGCCGAGCGCGGCAGCCCGTGTCCCCTGCAGCGCGGCGACGCTGCGCCCCGCGGCACCCGGCAAAGAGCGGAGGGATGAGCTAACTGAGCCACAGGTAACTTTGGAGAGAGGGTGCGAGAGGTGATGTCTCTGCTAGCTCGAAGCCTGTAGGCAATAAACCCCCATtagttatttctatttttttttttttaatttttaaatgcgTAGATTTTATTGGcggtggggagggaagaagcagagggctggagaGAAACCTGCCGGGAGGATGAAATGGCACGGCCGCGGAGTGTTTTAAATCACGAATGCATTTAATGTCCTTCGGTTATTTCCCCCCCCATCATACCGTACAACAGCCAGTATTGTCccagaggggagaaaaatccCAGGCTGGCTTCATCGATAAGCAGCATTATAGAAAGTAAAAAGGAGATTATATTTAAGGAGGCAAcgaagaaaaatatattagaattaaaatatattagattataataaatattttaatttccaggCAACTGCTGTAGGTGCGCTCGAATCGGTGCGTGCCGGCAGCAGCGGTCTTACAAAGTCTGGGCATAAGGTTCGCGCGTGTGAGGGGGTGCGTGGAGGTGTCAGTGTAAATTCCTAAATAAAAGTACTAATGTGGTCTGGAAATGGGAGGGAAAAGTAAAGAGATATCAGCGGCAGGAGGTTCTCGGTCCTCTGGTCCTCTTCCAGCATTTCCTCGCCTTGTGATCCAAAATCCGcctcagaaataataataatagagaAAAGCATGATCTAACATTTAGCATGTAGTTCTGTCCGAGGACAAATGAGAAAGAGGCTGCATCATTAGGACCTAAaaggcaacaaaacaaaaatcagagcATAATGATGCACCTAAATGAAGGGGGAAATGTTGCACAGCTCATTTTATTAATCAGACTGTCAATTCCACCCCAGAGGCCAAACCCCAGAGCAATTCAAGCAAGATCTGATCAAGCTAAGGACAAGAGCTTTACTCCTcacttcttgtctttctttctttccacctGGATATATTTGTCTGCTCTGAAGCCGCCTTCATTATCCACTGACAGGAgcttgtatttatttgcttataaaCCTGTTACAATAAATGATTATTCGAACAGCGTCATTCGTACCTTAATGACGAGCACCACTTTTTGATGAATGACATTTCGGGCTAGAAAGGATGTATGGGTCATTTTGACCAGTCATTCCCTCGCTTTGGCATCCCACAATTTTTACGCCTCCCTCAAAAAGAGATAATAATATTTAGAGACACTTGCCGGGCTGAATGTGAATTAGCCCCTGCTGCAGCTCATCATTAGTACAGGACCAGCCCTGCAACTTTGACATTTTTTATAAAGCTGAGATGAtggaaagaataagaaaagagaTGATCCTGATGGAGAGAGGGCTGCACAGCCCTACAGCTGGCAAAAGGCTCTCGAATTTGTCAGACTCAGCTGGAAATGCGGTGCTGGAGGCCCTTGAAAATTCTCCGCACAGTGGTCGCCTCAGCCCGAGACTGACTGCCGCCTCCCTGCACAGCGCTATAGGGGACATCTCCGCCAAAGGCAAATTTGAAATAGACACTTTATTCAATCTTCAGCATCCGAGCAGTGAAAGCACCGTCTCCTCCGAAATCCCGCCGTcggaaagcaggaagaaaatcagCCTTTATTCCGAAGTTGCTCAAGAGGCAGATATGAACAGTGATGTGGAGGTGGGCTGCTCCGCGCTCCGCTCCCCAGCCAGCCTGACTTCCTCccagctgaaggaaaacagtaacaaaGGTAACTCTTCCTTTATCATCTCCATCTAAGCCCCGCACTTTGTCAACCGgctttaaaaaccaaagcaaacccACCACCACCGCCAAAGTCGCTCGCCTCTGAACCGGCGCTCTCTCTTCTGCGAAGACAGAGCTCCAGGCTGTAAAATATTATTGCAATTACCGCGCTATCCCGATAGCCGAGACACACTGCCCGGGCAGCTCCTGTGCgggtgcgtgcgtgtgtgtgcatgcccAAATCCATTGGTATGTAGATATATATCCAGAATATATGTGGGCACAAATATCCACCCACCTATATGTAGGGAACGCtttctccttatttttcctCGCGCTCTTGGAGCCCTCGGCGTCTCTCGAGCTGCATGTGTGTGCGTATACATACACAGATTaaattagagagagagagaggaatgtGAGGAAACTGCCCCtatttgtctgtgtgtgtcctTCTCTGTGTGTATGCAACGTGCCGTTTGTGTCCACCTCGGGGTAATTGGGCATTGttcacttttcctctgtttgtaACAGGGGGTTTGAAGCAGCCTCGTCTCCTTCCCCATGCTTTGCTGGGCATGGTGATGGACGGTGGCTGTTATTATTGCTGTaattggggagggggagccAGGTGAGCGATGGATTTCCTAGGGGCCACAGTGCATGCCTTTTTTGTCAAATGTgccagagaaaggaagggatCCTCGACGTAAcgctggagaaaaaaattggcttTATGGCTGCTCTAATTTCGTACGTCTCAAACGAAAATAAGAACCGCAGTCGACGGGGAAAGGGCTAGCGCCGAGCTCGGGCTCCTCGCAGCCTGGCGGAGCCGCGCCGAGCCCCGGCCCGTGCCCTGGCCCGCTCTCCCCGGGGCTCGGCTGCCCTGCAATCACCAAACCCGCCCCATCTACTGAGAATAACGCGGCTATGAAGtgactcaaaaaaacccccaacaacccACCCCCAACCCCCCCGCAAATCCAACTTCATCGATTCTGTTAGCAGCAGCGATTTGTAAGGATGACAGCTGGCCTCAAGGACGGGCGCGCagggcccggcgcggcccggccgggcGGGTTGggggggccgccccgccgcccgctctCACCCCCGTGCGCTCGCCCCGCAGGCTACGCGGAGAGCAGCCCGGCGCCCAGcacccccgccgccgccgccgccgccgccgcccccgccgccggcatCGGCAGCCTGCACAGCGGCGGCGCGCTGGGCGGCTCGGCGGCGGGGGCCGACCAGGTGCGGCGGTACCGCACCGCCTTCACCCGGGAGCAGATCGCCCGCCTGGAGAAGGAGTTTTACCGCGAGAACTACGTGTCGCGACCGCGGCGCTGCGAGCTGGCCGCCGCCCTCAACCTCCCCGAGACCACCATCAAGGTACGCCGcgccccgccgagccgccgcggcccccggcGCAGCCCCGCGGTGCCCGGCTCCCCCGGGCCGGCTGCCGGCTTCGCTCTGCGGTTGAAGGGCTGGCCGGGCCCTTAGCTGTGATCATCCCGTGTGCCCGTTTGCTTCTCCGCACCGaaaccttttcatttcctttttaaaaaaacgttattgttatttattttcctcatcaGTTTTTATCGCGTTAGCATTATTTCCttaagagaaggaagaggggagagaaaataaacgCAGGTATTAAACACGGGGGGATGAGCGCGCCGATACCGTAAAGTCACAGTCctgcgtggggggggggggggaggggacgACTCGaagggaaaacatttatttagatCGAAGGGGTCCCCCCCCGGGCCGAGGGGGACCGTGCCCACCGCTCCCCTCGGGCAAGGTCACAGGCGATTGCTCCGGGCAGGAGAGGGGTCGCCTACAAGCGAGGCTGCCGCCACGTAGCCTCGGGCCGCGCCGCGTTGGCGATGGGTGTCGGTGGGTGTCCGGAGGTGCTGGCGGCGGGAGCGGGTGCGGCGGGGCGCGCAGCtgcgcggagcggagcggagctgAGGCCGCGCTGTGCTTGTCTCCCCGCGCAGGTGTGGTTCCAGAACCGGCGGATGAAGGACAAGCGGCAGCGCCTGGCCATGTCCTGGCCTCACCCGGCCGACCCCAGCTTCTACACCTACATGATGACCCACGCGGCGGCCACGGGCAGCCTGCCCTACCCCTTCCACTCCCACGTCCCGCTCCACTACTACCCGCACGTCGGGgtcaccgccgccgccgccgccgccgccgcctcgggggccgccgccgcgccctTCGCCACCTCCATCCGCCCGCTGGACACCTTCCGCGCCCTCTCGCACCCCTACTCCCGCccggagctgctctgcagcttccGACACCCCGGCCTCTACCAGGCGccggccgcggccgccgccggcctCAACAGCAGCGCGGCcgcctcggcggcggcggcggcggcggcagcggcggcggcggcggcgggctcGGGGCCGCCGGGGGGCTCGgcgccctgctcctgcctcagctgccacagcagccagacggcggcggcggcggcggcggcggcctcgGCGCTGGGCtcgcggggcgccgccgccgccgactTCCCCTGCacggcggcggggcagcgctCCGAGAGCGGCTTCCTGCCCTACTCGGCCGCCGTGCTCAGCAAGGCCGCGGTCGCCTCGCCGGACCAGCGGGAGGAGGCGCCGCTCACCAGATAACTAccccggcccgggcccgggggcggggggcgtTTTGTaggggggggtcgggggggggggggggccgggtCGGGAGGCGCCCCCGGGCTCGGCCAAAAAGTTCCgtctatttttttattgctgaccGCCCCGCCGCGGAGGGGCGCGGGGGCCCGGCGGGGACGGCGCTCGGCGGCTCTTGCGCCCCCGCGGAggcggccccgcggggctgcgggcggccgggccggcggctgcagggagggggagCCGGCGGAAGGGAATgtgtttctggctttttttttttttaattattattattataataataattattattattatttcgGTCTGAGTTCGACTAAATGGGAAATGTCTCGCGTATTTCTGTAGGACAAGCGGTAGCTAATGAGGCTGCCGCAGCCGGGCCAGTAACGGGAAGGGAAGTGTGAGATTGACAGGATGGGGAGAGGCATTTTTTAAGCTCACGCTTTCTAACTACCATAATCCACGCTATCTGGGAAATACTTGAATCTCTCTAGGTGTAGGCTGTTGTCCTGAAGCATTTACCTTCCAGACacttttctaaatttaattcttttccttagCGTCTTTCTCTCCTCTCGGTCAAACGGCTCTTGGATTTATTTCTCACGCATCTCTATCGCGCCTTTGCCTCTGAAAAGCCACCACTGGGTAACTGAGACCTGCTATACCAAACCACTGCTACTGGAGGGACTTCCTTGAACTTGAAGAAAGGCACATCAAAAACCACCAGTGTTACTGCCATGTCAATTTTGATGCTAATAATGTGCAGATTATGACGAAAATTGCCAATCATGTTCTCTGATGGACCTCCTTTGAATGTGGAATTGGAAAAAAGTTCCCCGCACAGAGACCTGCTGTCAAGTACTAACAACCCGCTAAGGGAAGTCATTAGAAGAGACAGATAAGAGACTTGGTACATAAAACATTGTTCTTGGTGCATAGAATGTATGTTATTTAATGTTATCTCTGTTACCTGAAGTGATTTCGCACAAGAAAGCCACTTTCTTATCATCTCAATTGccaattttcattttggtaaCTTGGACGCCCCGGGTAGACTTTTCTCTGTTAAGTTGATATTCCACCAATGTGAAGAGCCTCATTAAATCAAACCCAGATATTTCCATAATGCTCCCTACAGAGCCACTTCACTCTTCAcataatgagatttttctgaagagttGAAGCCCTCGTCTAACTTGCTATTGCTTGTTTAGGCCCTGTGTGAATgtgaatacacacacacacacacacgcgtacactcacaaaaaaaagaaaaaagaaaaaaagaaaaaatctctaTTATATATTTCGAGTAAGTGTCCTgaaatacttctatttttaagaCACTGGATTTTTGCATATTCTAATAATGAACTTTCAGGAAATGATTTTAAAGGCTATGCTGTTTTGTTCAGTGAACATAAATCGTAGTTTTTTTTGTCCAACGGGACAGATTTCTTGGGCGGGGGTAGGGAAGGGCAAAGGAGAAATATCCCCAGGCTTCTGGAGAGATTCCTGACAAGACGTGTACATTTTCTGGGTAGAGAACTTTAAAGCACGGTAGAAGACGCCTAACCCacaaatttctcattttgtaaAGAACGAATAGGAAGACTACTTATGTAAGAATATCGATTATACCAGCTGTTGTTCACTGAGTTTacattgaaatttttttattaatatataatttaaGGCTAAAGAAAATAGACCAAAACGTAGCACTCTTTTACCAGCTTAACCTTTTCGATCGTTGGAATCGTTTGTTATGATCACACAAGTATGGGATGTATATACGACGATTTTGGCaataatgtttacatttttccaaaatatagATATATGTCTATTAAATGATCGATGAGGACGCTGGTTGGTAAAATTAACATAAATTCGTTTTATGTTAGGTCCGTTGGACCTGGTTATTATATGAAACTGTAAATAAAGTCTTTGTGCTTTAAATATTGCTGGCTGTACGAActcactgtaaaatattttacaaatgtgCAATAATTATAAAGCTTTGTATATTACGTTATTTATTGTGTTTGgtcatgtaaaataaatgttatttaaatcaAAGCGAGATTATTTGTTTAAGAGGCTGCAAAACATTGCGTactgatgtttgtttttaaatatggcATCCAGGGTTATGAGAACTTCTTAAAACAACatatttaaatgccttttaatACACATATCAGATGGATTAATTCATActaatcagtatttttactgcGAATGCTATGCATTACTCATGTTTATAGCAGATGTGTACTAAGTCCAAACATTGGTTTAACATTAATTGGCTGGCTAAACAGATGTGTGTTTACAAATATTACAGAGAtattctgtaagaaaaacaacGGAGAGAAATGATTTCGTCCGCTTTTTACGCTTTTGTCCGTGCCTGGGCTTCTCATTTAGCTGAGAAAATATTAATCGTCTTTCAGCCCGGAAAAGGTGCGCCTTTAATCTAGTGTCGAGAAGGCACCCAACAAAATCCCGGGGCTTTTTTTAGCGCGCAGCGCTCTCTCCATTTGTCAGGCAAAAATGATGCTGCGGCCGCTGCTCGGAAGAGaagccgcggcggcggcggggactGTCGCAGCTCCGTCTGCCTTGCTCTCCCCCCGCCGCTCGCGCGCAGCCCAACTGTTCGTATATTTACAGATCGGCCGTAAAATCGATATTTCGATGGAAAAATGCAAGAGTCAATGGTGTGTGCAAAGCAGTCTATTTCTATTCGATTTGAAAACCAAGATGTCCCTTGCACGAAATTTTCTTTCACCAACTGCTCACCCTGGCATTAATTACAACGACGTGGAAACTATTGGGAATACGGAGGCTGCTATCACAAGCCATTTTGGCCCTGTAATTTACCATTATTATTGCATTAGCTCTAAATGATACAAGCTGATACTGTCTTTAATTGCAGTTTGGTTAAATATATACTGGAGTGATCCCTTGGGCTTTTCTTAGataagttcttttttttttttcccctccttttttctttccttcttttttttttttttttcctgaacgCCCCCCATTAAAGAAATACGATTATAGTTGCACATTTGGACTGGTGATGTAtcactctgcttttctgtgctctttgcTAACGCGGGGGTTGTAacccttaaaaacaaaagcattgaGATAgatgggaaaacaaacaggaaaagacagtggccaaaaaaaccctgtccaAAATAACAGCATGTTTTTTTGTCTCTAGTgtgcaaagaatgaaaaaataattcatcatAAAATGCAAGAAGACTGTCTGTCATCAAGCCCGAATTGTTtttgacaagaaaataaatctgtgggttgtttaatatattttatattttctttatttcgGCGCTAATAGAAAAACCAAATTAAATGTCCACCAGCGAGATAGAAATGCAAAGATCGATGATCCACCCCCTACTGTCCAATCACCCCTATTTAATTGACTGTATTTTCTGGGTAATTGAACTGCTTGTTGTAAATTGAAGATTTTATAGAAACGACATGAAAACTACATTTACTGACATTCATCGCATCTTTGACATTGATTATCTGATCAACGCATGTCATGCTAACCTCCAATTCTTCATTACACACTGTTTATGAGCTGTTACAGAAGAACTTGCTTGTTCCAGGGTGATTGATTGCCTTATTAACGCGTGTTCTTGTAAGTGTGACCGAACTGATTACGATGCATATGTTTAGAATAATGTTTCATTTAGCTGACTGCGAATAATGCAGGGTGACAGCTGCTGCGGGGAGGACAAAAACCTGAACTACAGGGCGCGTTGGGGACCAAAAACCCGAGTTATTTAAGGTGGAACCGGGCGGCCGGAGggcggaggggaagggggagcctGGGGACGAGGCCGGCGCTCGCCCGGGCTGCGCCTCACACcgcccgcgcccccgccgccaAAATACCGCGCAGCTCCGGGGCCGGAGCCGGCGCGGAGCTGGACTGCGCGGGGGGGAGCGGAGCCTCCGCGGGGGCTTCCGAGGAGCCGGTGCTGCGCTCCCAGGTGCGGAGGAGAGCGCGAGGAAAAGAGCGGGAAGGGGTTTGTTGGAGAAGTGGCTGCGCCTACATGGCTGGGAGAAGGGGTAAACCGCGCTGGCTGCGTGCTGTCGGTAATAAAGTGTTAAATAACAATGTGAACTCTGGCTTGGGTTCCGCCGGAGAGCCCCGCGCCCCGCCACAGCAAGGGTCACAAGGCACTGCCTTTTCCAGGACTCGCTTACATGTGTCCTTTTAATTACTCGCTTCTTTACGTATCACCTTTAATCACCCGGCTATCCCAACGGTATTACGGTATTTAAAAGCATCTATTGAAGAATGTAATGGAAATGTAATATACTGGAGGCTGTAATGGAAATTTCCCTGGCACAATCTGTCTTTTCACTCAACGAGTTTATAGGTTGacagtaggttttttttaacaattcgAGCTGGAAATGGAAGAACGCTTACAAATGGAGCCAGCTCGCAACTCCCCCGGTTAAATAAACCTCCGGGCACCATCCTTTCAGGGCCGAAGCAGGGGGGGGGGAGGACACCCATGGGCCGGAGGCCCCAGGGCGGGCGCCGGCGGCTGCCTCCCGCGggcgcggccccgcccgcccccgccagGCCCGGGGACAGGCGGGGGGAGCAGCCGCCCCCAGGATAGCAGCCCCCTCGCAGCCCCTCCtgcgacccccccccccccccccccccccgggatgGTGCCAGGCTGGCTTGTCCACTAGCATCTGGGCCGTCCTTTCCTGCACCGCTTCTGGGTTCGACGGACACGACCCGATGTTTAAATCGGGCTGCCCGAGGACGGGACCCTCCTGGATACCGCCCTGACGGGGAACCTCCCGCGGCCGCAGCGCCGCGGCCGTAACTCGTCCCGAGGAGCGGGAGGGGGACATCCCTCCGGGCGGCCGGGCCACCTCACCTGCGGCCAAGGGGATGTCGGGGCAGCGAGGGGCGAGGGGAGCGGGGAGTCGCCCTCCGGCTCCCACACtctaggggagaaaaaaaaaacaaaacaaactttgcGCTTCAAAAACTTCACAGCCGCCCACGCTCTGGAAAGGCCGCCGGCCCCGTGGGGACCCCAGGGTCTGGCACTGCTGTCACCAAGTCCCACCGCGCCTTCCCTGAGTGGGGacagcctgcaggcaggagccacGGGCAACAGCTCGGGATCTCGCTCCGGGGCGTGCCGTTTCTTGTCTGGCCGGTGCCTTTATAGGGATAGAgacagagattatttttttcaccgTTTTACTTCAATAAAGACATCCCGAGGCATTATTTACAAGCGCACATAATTTACCTATGCTATTTGGCAAAGCAACTTcggaaaagaaagtgaatgaaTAAATACTTCATAACTGCTGGTAGAACAGACTGGCTCCtgtaatgaagaaaagatttatGTCACGTTATTCCAGCCCAAATAGCAGCAGCCTCTGTTTGTCTCAGCCCAGTGCTTCTATTTAAATGTTACTTTCATATATTATGTGGCATTAATTTAACTATAGCTCATTAAGGCAGAATGAAATGGTTAAATTAACTTATCAACCCATAATGATGATGAATGAGGTATTAATTCAGATACAAGCTGGGCAATTTGCAAGTTTACGCATTCTGATGGTTctcaaataacattttgaatAGCGGGTCAGCGCCTCAATCAATTACATAAGCATGTAAAGTCGGTCTCTcggaaaaaaatcctttttcatgCATATGCATTAAAACATGTTCGCAATTATCCTCGGAAATTGCCTTCATTGGATTAAGCAGCAGTCTTGGACGCGGGTTCTGGTCTTCCCTGCGCCTTTATTAAAGCTGTGAGCAgcgctggctgcagcagccGAGGCAGGGTGTTTGTTTAAACAATGTTTACCAAAGAAAGGCGAAGCCGCTGCCCTGTGGTGCGGGTGTGTGTGGGTATATGTGCGTCTTTTAACAACAATAGGCAAAAGTCGGCTGGAAACGCTCCCGTGAATTCTCCAGCAAATTCCGGCTCTCTCCAAGAGAGCCAGCAAGTCGCTTCGAGGGAGCGAGCACTTAATGTTTTCCGAGGACGCAATTAATTACTGTCCTCAAAGAGAGACTTCTGATAAGTGTCCTTTACTTGGACTCCGTTTAGGGCTCTTGACTCATTATCTATGAGTGGTCTTTGTAGGAGGAATATTAGATGCACGGGGCTGACACTCGGCTTTTACATGCTGCGTTGTACAATAGACGCAGTGGCAGGGGGAAGTACTAATTACCTCAAGGCTAGCTAATAACGCAGTTTTCCAACATTACCTCTAACGGGTTGAAGTTAGTAATCAGCAAGAAAATCATCATCAGAAGCTGCGGAGAAATCAGGGGCACACATGGATTTCGACAGGTCCGTGCTAATGGAAGAGGAGCGCACAGATCAGTAGGAGGATGATTATGACCGATCCAGCGTTTCAGGAGGACTTGAAATAGCAGCTCCCCGCCCGCCGGAGTCATTAGGCCGGGGAGCAGCCGCCTTCCCCGGGCACACAGGGACTTTTTAGACTTGTCGGAACCGTTTCAAAACGCAGGCGTTAcagcctgcctccctgccagcaaGGCCTCGGCAGAACATCATTGCGGATGCAGGGTTCACCCTTAAAAATCCCCCGACCGAGGCTGGCCCGGTGCCGGCGTGGCCTGGCAGCGGGCTGGAGTCCTTCTGGGGAGCGGCTGCCAGCCCGGAGGGGGGTCCCGGGGGAAGGGGACACGGGACGGACACGGCTTCTGACTCCCCGCCTTGAACATTGAACTCAAGTGCGATTAGAAAGGGGTCCTCTCGCTTCTGGTCCGTCATCTGGTGAAGCCGTTTCGTGTTAATTAATCCCCACCAAATGATAAAACCAGAAACGACCCTCCTTTTCCATGACAagaaagtatatatatttttaatgatttgggTTGATTTCCTTACGAGACAGGGCAGGAAACTACAGCTCCCCTTTATGTGCTGCCTCGCCCCCTTTCCCGGCAGGATtgctcccttcccagctctccctttctcctctggCACCGGCTCCGCTGCTCCCGGTGACCAAACCGAGCACTGCGGCTCCGGGAGGGGAAACGCCAAAGCCCGGGTGAACGCCCcgctctcccccagccccactaGCCCTGGGGCACGACCATCAGGGAGGCGACAGGCTTCGCAGTTTTGCCCCGGTCCCGCTGACCAGATAGGGGAGGCAGGCGAGAGACGCGGAgcgagcaggcagggaggcaggcagggagggggctgcggTGCAGGCTGCCCCCGCGGCTCCAGCCGGCTCCCCACGCTCAGGAAACTAACGCGGGGGGATGGGGGGACGTGGCAGGGAGAAACTTTGCAAAGCCTCGGTGCGAGCAGAGAGAACGGTGAGACGgaccccggcagccccggggggaGCAGCGGCTCGGCCTCGGGGCCTCGGTGCGCCCCGCACCTGCTGGGCACCCCCCGGGGAAGCAGGCccggagcagggcagagggctGGGGCCGAGAGCAGCGCTCCGGGAAGGGGCAGGTGGCGGCGAAGGAGGCCGTGGAGAGCCCCGAGGAGGCGGCGACGGCCGGGAGCAGTGGCCCGCGCCCGCCCCGGGTGGGAGTGGGCTCTCCCCGCTGTCGGGCACGGAGCGGTCCCGCACAGGTCTTCGGGCTCGTCGGGTGCTTGTCGACGGCAGCGCCCTTCCCGGGTGGGAGCACGGAGGACCGGCAGCCTGGGACGCTCCGGGGGTGTGGGTGTCCCTGCCCCACTCGGGCTAGTGCGGGTGGCGAGCCGGCCCACGGGCTGGTCCACACCGCCCCGCTCCGAGGAGGCCCCTTGTGCTGCGGCTCTCCGGCACAAAACTCAATTATAATGGCTGTGATTACAACGATATATCTCTACCGCGCTCCACATTCTCGGGTGTCAAGGGTAGTGTTTTAGAGAGGGTGTGAGGGGCAGCAATTCATATGAGAGAGCTGACAGTTCTTTGATGTGAAAATGATGCCCTGATTTTTACTCCAGGGTGCACAACCGAAGAAAGATTACactgtttaaaaagagaaatttaaaccCAGATGATAATAGTAACGAGCCAAGAAGACGAGGTAAGGAAGTCAATTTTACAACTAGAAAAGCAATCTCTGAAGGCCTTGTACAGCCTGTTGGGTCTGAGCGAGTGAAACTAAGTTCCTGATAAATCATTAATCATGGATGATCTTTGCAGCTAAAGACAATCATCCCCGCGCAGGTTCTCCTTATCGCCGGCCTCCCGTCCCGAGGACTTGCGGTACCCTTTGAAGGGAGGCCTCGGACACCCGGGGCGGCAGGAGAGGCCCTGGTCTCTCCCACTCATGTCTTGCTTTCACCAAGAAGGACTCTCATGACAGGGAGAAAACAACCCAACAACAGCttagttgttttctttataaaatgatGTGAGGGACAGATTCTGGCttgaagtccttttttttttttaaacaaataaatctaCCTTTACTCCCTTCTGCCCTCGCAGGGTGTAaagcaggcagcgctgcccgtCCCTACCCGAAGCGGAtcatttgtttgcttccttCCCACCCGTGAGGCGCCGCAGCCCGTGGGCCCGGGGTGTCAGGCTCCGCCGGCGCcgcagctgcctccctccccgtGCCCCGTGAGAGCCCCCCGGCCCGCGGCGTGCCCCCCTctgcggcccggcccggcccggctggaggcaggctcctgcccagcccctctgcaggcagcctgcctgccctgcctgcgcttCCCACGCTCCGCGCCGGTATGGACAAGGCGGTGCGTTTCTTCCAAACGCACCAGCTGGTTCAAAGCCTTCCCTTTCTAACCAATGGCCAGGGATTATTAACACATTATTAAAACTCCTTTCAGAGCACCTTAATGAGACTTTCACTTATTAGCGATGGGAGCGAATTTCAGAGGAGTGATCAGTTAAGCCATGTCTATAGTTTCCAGGCTACGCAAATGAGGCTTTTACCTAATTCAACTTCTCTTGGCATTCAGAGGCTGAACTCTTTATCCTCCAGCGTGAGGTGGTCATCAGGATCAGAGCAGTTTTGTACgagaaaataagcaagcaaagaaaCCTGATTCTAAGGGTAAAATCGCTTCGAGGTATTTGCTATAGAGCAAAGGCATCTCTGGGGTGCTTATGGTG
The window above is part of the Gymnogyps californianus isolate 813 chromosome 7, ASM1813914v2, whole genome shotgun sequence genome. Proteins encoded here:
- the EVX2 gene encoding homeobox even-skipped homolog protein 2, which gives rise to MMERIRKEMILMERGLHSPTAGKRLSNLSDSAGNAVLEALENSPHSGRLSPRLTAASLHSAIGDISAKGKFEIDTLFNLQHPSSESTVSSEIPPSESRKKISLYSEVAQEADMNSDVEVGCSALRSPASLTSSQLKENSNKGYAESSPAPSTPAAAAAAAAPAAGIGSLHSGGALGGSAAGADQVRRYRTAFTREQIARLEKEFYRENYVSRPRRCELAAALNLPETTIKVWFQNRRMKDKRQRLAMSWPHPADPSFYTYMMTHAAATGSLPYPFHSHVPLHYYPHVGVTAAAAAAAASGAAAAPFATSIRPLDTFRALSHPYSRPELLCSFRHPGLYQAPAAAAAGLNSSAAASAAAAAAAAAAAAAGSGPPGGSAPCSCLSCHSSQTAAAAAAAASALGSRGAAAADFPCTAAGQRSESGFLPYSAAVLSKAAVASPDQREEAPLTR